From the Streptomyces nigrescens genome, one window contains:
- a CDS encoding lytic transglycosylase, with protein MAATFRRRLQRGAASTAVAALVLAALTASQAPGATGDAAAKRQPAPPPADVPIDGGSGYYTDLPPLNSPVPPQGSDHNGQGPATGRGPAEAGLPATVLAAYKKAASTLGTDDPGCRLPWQLLAGIGKVESGQARGGAVDAEGTTLRPILGPQLNGRGFARITDTDNGRYDGDLTHDRAVGPMQFIPSTWSTGGPDGAGWGADGNGDGKKDPHNVFDAALAAGGYLCAGGRDLTAQDDLDRAILGYNHSEEYLRTVLSWYAFYRNGTHEVPDGKGVLPVHRDAGRHDDNGGRSEGRRPHGHGGKPDKSPRPGGSGKPGKGHKPGKGQQHDPGKPGRPDGTGPTPGGTEPPSQKPTPTPEPPTGPAHPTALVRVGDKDLSTTAGAEFATPPQVRAQDAEGKAVAGTPVRFTLPAATDARFPGDATAVTVKTDKNGLATAPTLRAGDRTGAFRIRVTTVAHTAPAVELGATVKARPAPKADKLARTSDKELTATAGKAFAEDAVEIKATYQDKIAAGVAVTATMVTDDPKQPVENDKGPYFKDPEATGAAKHKPVRTLTGLTTDADGLLKLPKIYTDAHPGTFLLRLTTADGAVLTVKLKVAAAAGS; from the coding sequence ATGGCAGCCACATTCCGACGGCGGCTCCAAAGGGGAGCGGCCTCGACGGCCGTGGCGGCCCTGGTGCTTGCCGCGCTGACCGCCTCTCAGGCGCCGGGCGCCACCGGCGACGCGGCCGCCAAGCGGCAGCCGGCCCCGCCCCCGGCGGACGTCCCGATTGACGGCGGCTCCGGGTACTACACCGACCTGCCGCCCCTCAACAGCCCGGTACCGCCCCAGGGTTCGGACCACAACGGCCAGGGCCCCGCCACCGGCAGGGGACCCGCCGAGGCCGGTCTGCCCGCCACCGTGCTGGCCGCGTACAAGAAGGCCGCCTCCACCCTCGGCACCGACGACCCGGGCTGCCGGCTGCCCTGGCAGCTGCTCGCCGGGATCGGCAAGGTCGAATCCGGACAGGCGCGCGGCGGAGCGGTCGACGCCGAAGGCACTACCCTCCGGCCGATACTCGGCCCGCAGCTCAACGGCCGCGGCTTCGCGCGTATCACCGACACCGACAACGGCCGCTATGACGGCGACCTCACCCACGACCGTGCCGTGGGCCCGATGCAGTTCATCCCGTCCACCTGGTCCACCGGCGGCCCCGATGGCGCCGGTTGGGGCGCCGACGGCAACGGCGACGGCAAGAAGGACCCCCACAACGTCTTCGACGCGGCGCTCGCCGCGGGCGGCTATCTCTGCGCCGGCGGCCGCGATCTGACGGCCCAGGACGACCTGGACCGGGCGATCCTCGGCTACAACCACTCCGAGGAATACCTGCGCACGGTGCTGTCCTGGTACGCGTTCTACCGCAACGGCACCCACGAGGTGCCGGACGGCAAGGGCGTCCTGCCGGTCCACCGCGACGCCGGCAGGCACGACGACAACGGCGGCCGGTCCGAAGGCCGCCGGCCCCACGGCCACGGCGGCAAGCCGGACAAGAGCCCGCGCCCCGGCGGATCCGGCAAGCCCGGCAAGGGACACAAGCCCGGCAAGGGGCAGCAGCACGACCCGGGCAAGCCCGGGCGCCCGGACGGCACCGGCCCCACACCGGGCGGCACGGAGCCGCCCAGCCAGAAGCCCACCCCCACCCCCGAGCCGCCCACCGGGCCCGCGCACCCCACCGCCCTCGTCCGGGTCGGCGACAAGGACCTGAGCACCACCGCGGGCGCCGAGTTCGCCACCCCGCCGCAGGTCCGCGCCCAGGACGCCGAGGGCAAGGCCGTCGCCGGCACCCCCGTCCGCTTCACCCTCCCCGCGGCCACCGACGCCCGCTTCCCCGGTGACGCGACCGCCGTCACCGTCAAGACGGACAAGAACGGCCTTGCCACCGCCCCCACCCTGCGCGCGGGCGACCGGACCGGCGCCTTCCGCATCCGGGTCACCACCGTGGCGCACACCGCGCCCGCCGTCGAGCTCGGCGCCACCGTCAAGGCCAGGCCCGCCCCGAAGGCCGACAAGCTCGCCCGCACCTCGGACAAGGAGCTGACGGCGACCGCCGGAAAGGCCTTCGCGGAGGACGCGGTCGAGATCAAGGCGACCTACCAGGACAAGATCGCGGCGGGTGTGGCCGTCACCGCGACCATGGTCACCGATGACCCGAAGCAGCCCGTGGAGAACGACAAGGGCCCCTACTTCAAGGACCCCGAGGCCACCGGCGCCGCCAAGCACAAGCCGGTCCGCACGCTCACCGGGCTCACCACGGACGCCGACGGCCTGCTGAAACTCCCGAAGATCTACACCGACGCGCACCCGGGCACCTTCCTGCTGAGGCTGACCACCGCCGACGGCGCCGTGCTCACCGTCAAGCTGAAGGTCGCCGCCGCGGCCGGCTCCTGA
- a CDS encoding SPW_0924 family protein: MRALTAAAVGLAAALALVLTLTAAGAPSGTTSPKPLLTTVPKHP; the protein is encoded by the coding sequence ATGCGCGCCCTGACAGCAGCCGCGGTCGGACTGGCCGCGGCGCTCGCCCTCGTCCTCACCCTCACCGCGGCCGGCGCGCCCAGCGGTACGACCTCGCCCAAGCCGCTGCTGACCACCGTCCCCAAGCACCCCTGA
- a CDS encoding rhomboid-like protein, producing MRRAARALGTYVSRSPVTAGYAALLLSTHLWASAVLSTAEAQRVVLGVSTHLDNLQDRPVRVLAGSMLFFDGTLTDITSEAFAGTLITLGLGVLVCLAWLERRYGAGRAYGIFVLGHLAATLLTVPLILVALAHGWYPESVRHAADFGISYGAETVLATGALLLRRARWLAAAGVVAWPVLGGDWSGVLPDFTTVGHLLAAAIGFGCGAFLLRAARRAAPAPVPQPAPALVE from the coding sequence ATGCGCCGTGCGGCCCGAGCCCTGGGCACCTATGTCTCCCGCAGCCCGGTCACGGCCGGCTATGCGGCACTGCTGCTGTCGACCCATCTGTGGGCCTCCGCGGTGCTGTCCACCGCGGAGGCCCAGCGGGTGGTGCTCGGCGTCAGTACTCATCTGGACAATCTCCAGGACCGTCCGGTCCGTGTGCTGGCGGGCAGCATGCTGTTCTTCGACGGCACACTGACCGACATCACCTCGGAGGCCTTCGCCGGCACGCTGATCACGCTCGGGCTCGGCGTCCTCGTATGCCTGGCGTGGCTGGAGCGACGGTACGGAGCGGGGCGGGCCTACGGCATCTTCGTCCTCGGCCATCTCGCGGCCACGCTGCTCACCGTGCCGTTGATCCTTGTGGCCCTAGCCCACGGCTGGTACCCGGAGAGCGTCCGGCACGCCGCCGACTTCGGCATCAGTTACGGGGCCGAGACGGTGCTCGCGACGGGGGCGCTCCTGCTGCGCCGGGCCCGGTGGCTCGCGGCGGCCGGTGTCGTCGCCTGGCCGGTGCTCGGCGGCGACTGGAGCGGGGTGCTGCCCGACTTCACCACCGTCGGACATCTGCTGGCGGCCGCCATCGGCTTCGGCTGTGGCGCCTTCCTGCTGCGGGCCGCCCGGCGCGCCGCCCCGGCCCCCGTGCCGCAGCCCGCCCCGGCTCTCGTCGAGTAG
- a CDS encoding DUF4184 family protein, translating to MPFTLSHAAAVLPAVRRTGAARGPLVASALVAGTFAPDMTYYADTLVPGGMAFGEVTHSLTGVLTVDVLVTVALVGGWLLVREPLAALLPRAWRGPVHTFLRGRPWRPRGPREVAVLVGWFLVSAVLGAATHVVWDAFTHPGRWGTRLVPGLDGVVGGLPVYTYVQYGTSALALAAMGAFLWPVLRGRGGGSAAVGASAPVAVPVEVPVLTVRLRLLLTAPLALCVAAGAVHRVLRARAVYGPAAAWLDYLPTVLFGAGAGLVLGLPLYAVAVRLLHRRTRAVDAMGRLPAPTVRTAPRAVSPSGAAAGSRNTSPHDG from the coding sequence ATGCCGTTCACGCTCAGCCATGCCGCCGCCGTGCTCCCGGCCGTCCGGCGGACCGGTGCGGCCCGCGGTCCGCTGGTCGCCTCGGCCCTCGTGGCGGGGACGTTCGCACCCGATATGACGTACTACGCGGACACCCTGGTTCCGGGCGGTATGGCCTTCGGCGAGGTCACCCACTCGCTGACCGGTGTGCTGACGGTGGATGTGCTGGTCACCGTGGCCCTCGTCGGCGGCTGGCTGCTGGTGCGCGAGCCGTTGGCCGCGCTGCTGCCCCGGGCGTGGCGCGGCCCGGTCCACACCTTCCTCCGCGGCCGGCCCTGGCGGCCCCGGGGACCTCGTGAAGTCGCCGTCCTGGTGGGCTGGTTCCTGGTCTCGGCGGTACTCGGGGCGGCAACCCATGTGGTCTGGGACGCGTTCACCCACCCGGGCCGCTGGGGCACCCGGCTGGTTCCCGGGCTGGACGGGGTGGTGGGCGGTCTGCCGGTCTACACCTACGTGCAGTACGGCACCTCGGCGCTCGCGCTGGCGGCGATGGGCGCGTTTCTGTGGCCGGTGCTGCGGGGGCGGGGCGGCGGCAGCGCGGCGGTCGGGGCATCCGCGCCCGTCGCGGTACCGGTGGAGGTGCCGGTGCTGACCGTACGGCTGCGGCTGCTGCTGACCGCCCCGCTCGCACTGTGTGTGGCGGCCGGTGCCGTGCACCGTGTCCTGCGGGCGCGCGCCGTATACGGTCCCGCGGCGGCCTGGCTCGACTACCTCCCGACCGTGCTCTTCGGCGCCGGGGCCGGCCTCGTCCTCGGGCTGCCGCTCTACGCGGTGGCCGTACGGCTGCTGCACCGCCGCACCCGGGCAGTTGACGCCATGGGCCGGCTGCCCGCGCCCACGGTGCGGACCGCGCCCCGGGCGGTGTCGCCGTCGGGCGCCGCTGCCGGGTCACGGAACACCTCGCCCCACGACGGGTGA
- a CDS encoding DUF3068 domain-containing protein, translated as MRRRASLVLLACAVFFTALSPLMRWYAFPRLAKIPPGQYQTMVLEARPATLLNYGTMKAERVPKVTIVQTLKGDVAASDRIEKSAGRDLVVWDTLSYVAGPDGKMVSAIPERYLFDAHSQEPVHATGEMVDGDPVRREGIEYKWPFLTERRDYTYFDAQTRTSAPIHYKGTRTFRGLEVYYFEQTIPWTKVALPKKMPVKGITPQSVEKMGTTRWYTTKRMFWVEPVTGAPVNGQEIHKEELRGGDLLPGGGKVTAFAGHVKMRPDYVDSTVALVSSQRTLVLLLTRYLPWGFLLLGAALLALSLHLEARGRRPATAPARPPAPMATADGGGP; from the coding sequence ATGCGCCGCAGGGCCAGCCTGGTGCTGCTCGCCTGCGCCGTCTTCTTCACCGCCCTGTCCCCGCTGATGCGGTGGTACGCCTTCCCCCGGCTCGCCAAGATCCCGCCCGGCCAGTACCAGACCATGGTCCTGGAGGCCCGGCCCGCCACCCTCCTCAACTACGGGACGATGAAGGCCGAACGCGTCCCGAAGGTCACCATCGTGCAGACCCTCAAGGGCGACGTCGCCGCCTCCGACCGGATCGAGAAGTCCGCGGGCCGGGACCTCGTCGTCTGGGACACGCTGTCCTACGTCGCCGGGCCCGACGGCAAGATGGTCTCCGCGATCCCCGAGCGCTACCTCTTCGACGCGCACTCCCAGGAACCCGTGCACGCCACCGGCGAGATGGTCGACGGCGACCCGGTGCGCCGCGAGGGCATCGAGTACAAATGGCCGTTCCTCACCGAGCGGCGCGACTACACCTACTTCGACGCCCAGACCCGCACCTCGGCCCCCATCCACTACAAGGGGACCCGCACCTTCCGCGGCCTGGAGGTCTACTACTTCGAGCAGACCATTCCCTGGACCAAGGTCGCCCTCCCCAAGAAGATGCCGGTCAAGGGCATCACCCCGCAGTCCGTCGAGAAGATGGGCACCACCCGCTGGTACACCACCAAGCGGATGTTCTGGGTCGAGCCGGTCACCGGCGCCCCCGTCAACGGCCAGGAGATCCACAAGGAAGAGCTGCGCGGCGGCGATCTGCTGCCCGGCGGCGGCAAGGTCACCGCCTTCGCCGGCCATGTGAAGATGCGCCCCGACTACGTCGACTCCACCGTGGCCCTGGTGAGCTCACAGCGCACCCTCGTCCTGCTGCTCACCCGCTACCTCCCCTGGGGCTTCCTGCTCCTCGGCGCCGCGCTGCTCGCCCTGAGCCTGCACCTCGAAGCCCGCGGCCGCCGCCCCGCCACCGCACCGGCCCGGCCACCCGCCCCCATGGCTACGGCCGACGGCGGCGGCCCGTGA